tggagagtCGCTTTAAAGGAAAACTCCACTACTGAATAACCAAGGATTAGGGAGGAACATTTTGTTAAGATATAGGTCTTCTtatgccccattcaaatgcgccctatggaactcccaatctgcgtgtaacaaactcccaactatccatgaccttttcaccagtaaacacttgaacttgctcgccctcacggaaacctggatagagcagtccgattctacctcccccgctgcattgtcctatgatggcctgcagttctcccacacccccagatcggatgacagacgcggtggaggagtaggcatcatcctctccccaaactgtaccttccaggtcattccctcagctccctcgcttacttttcactccttcgaagtccacaccctgcgactcttccgcccactgcctctgcgtgtcgcagttatttaccgccccccaggtcctacccgcctgtttctagaccactttgctgcctggctcccccacttcctatcctgtgaaatgccaaccctcatccttggtgatttcaacattcctactaacgactctagctcctcatctgcctcccggctcttaacacttacctcctcccttggcctatcgctaatctctgactcccccactcatagagatggtaacactctcgatttagttttcctccgtctctgctctgcttctcactttactaactccccacttccactctcggatcacaaccttctctctttctccatcaggcaccctagcatctctcctgaccctcctatctatcgcacctctaggaacctccagtctgtccgcactaaacagtttgccgaagctattcagtcctccctatcgcccatctctcgcctcccctgccctaacctggcagccgaatactaccacaccaccctcagccgtgccttggatgaagtggcaccgcccgtgacgcgagctgtcaaacgcagaccacggcaaccctggctcacgtcccaaacacgcttcatccggcggtgctctaggtgcgccgagcggctgtggagaaagtcaaagctgccagcagacttcctccacttcaaattcatgcttaaaatgtataacctagcccttcaccatgccaaacaagtttatttcacctcccttgtctcctcactatcccacaaccccaaacaactctttgagacctttcactccctcctcagccccaaggaacaggcccctgcgacagacctgactgctggagagctagctgcctatttcaaagaaaaaattgaccacattcgaaaagaaatctctgaaagctgcgtggttagccctgatcccagcttcatcagcactgcacccagcacctactcactatctacgttagaaccaacgacagaggaagaagtctccaggctcctttccactgcccgccctaccacctgcgccagcgaccctctcccctctcacctcctccgctccctttccccagctctcattactcaccttaccacaatctgcaacctctccctgacctctggcacttttccctcctcattcaaacactccattatatcccctctgcttaaaaaaacaaccctggacccgactaatgctgctaactaccgacccgtctcaaacctcccctttatctccaaattactggaacgcctggtctactcccggcttactcgctttctctctgacaactcactcctcgaacccctccagtctggtttccgctctctacactcgaccgaaactgcccttacaaaagtaacaaatgacctgatgactgcaaagtcgagaggatattactctctactaatcctccttgacctgtctgctgcatttgacacggtcgaccataatctccttctcactatgctccactctattggtctaaaggatactgctctctcctggttctcctcctacctctctgaccgctctttcagtgtttcctttgctggttctatctctgctccacttcctctcgctgtcggggtaccccagggctcggtccttggtccccttcttttctctatctatactgccccaattggacaaaccatccacagattcggcctccaataccatctctatgctgacgacacccaactatacacctcctctcgtgaaatctctggaccattcctccaaaatatcaccgactgtctgtctgctgtctctaacactatgtcctccctttttctcaaactaaacctctctaaaactgacctccttgtctttccaccttctaaccgacctcccctcaacatctccattccagtgtctggcaccatcataaccccccgacggcatgcccgatgccttggcgtcacactggactctgacctctcctttgccccccatatccaatctctggcccaaacatgccacatgcacctcagaaatattgctaaaatacgtccgttcctaaccacggacacgctaaagacgctcgtggttgcgctcatccactcccggcttgactactgcaactcgctactcattggcctcccccgcactagactcgctccgctccaatccatactaaatgcagcagctagactcatttttctatccagtcgttattcagacgcctctgcattatgccagtcgctgcattggctgcccatccactgcagaactaaatttaaactcctctacctcactcacaaagctctgcatggcgctgcaccaccatacatcgcctccctactgtcagtataccacccagcccgctcactccgatcggctaacacactaagactaaacacccctttaatacgaacctctcatgctcgcctacaggacttcactagagcagcacccatcctctggaatgctctaccccaaggcatccggacaattcccgatgcacgaaatttcagacgtgccttaaaaacgcacctcttcagggaagcataccaaatctcctgacctagtccctcgcccctccctatggtgctgtaccctgtttgccttctgataaatgatttgTACATgacatttcctattgcctgtgttccccaccccctgcacctcctgtaccaccctcaacccatttgtgtctaacccaatgtatctcacattgtaattgttgtattgttttgcatttatccatgcctgaaagcgctgcggaataagttggcgctatacaaataaagattattattattattattatcttatgCTAATGATATTGAGTGCATAGAAAAACATAGATGACACACTTAAATCAAGAGGTTCACCTAGAGGACTTGGGTTTTCCCAATGTCATGTTTTTTGCTTTgcactacagatagtccccgacttgcgaacattcgacttacgaatttcgctagatacgaactatctgttctgcacagtatgatgtaatgctatggcattatatcatactgtgcagggagcggacaggcttctatcaagcctgatagaagcctgtccagtcagatcgcggctgctaggcagctggggaccttctgaaacgctctagggctgtctatgcagagcgcctatcaagccgtgcgcttgataggcactctgcataggcagccttggggcctttcaggaggtccccggctgcctagcaaccgcacagcgtcccgcgatctcatcgtgggacgctgtacgggccccctgaacgtcaggtgccggctgtttcttacagcgggcacccggtggcagcagttccgacgagccgcgccactcgtcagaactgttaacactttaaataccgctgtcagagcggtatttaaagtgttaacagttccgacaagcgccacggctcgtcggaactgctgccgccgggtgcccgctgtaagaacagccggcacccgacgttgtatggagcgggatccacccgcgatcccctccatacaaccatttgttcgacttgcgaacaaaacggacttgcgaacgggctcccggaacggaacctgttcgcaagtcggggactaactgtatgtTCTCCTACAATACTATGTTCAATTTAATATTTAAAGTGCTTTTAAACATTACTGCTATGGATATAGAAACCCCTACAATAGATTATCTAAAGTAAAGTAACTGGAAGCACTTCTTAAAGTCAATTTGcaccatacatagttatttgatagaTAGAACATTCATAAATCTATAAGCacatacagtgatccctcgtctaTCGCGGGGGTTACGTTCCAGAGACCCCCGCGATACGTGAAAATCCGCAAAGTAGCggcgttatatttacacaaatcaatctgtcgggtgaactgacaaacaatcgcaaaagtgaacgAATCATGTGCTTTTTAGCGACGGTAGTTTACACGCAACGAACAGCAGTAGCCCGACTGCCAGAAGCCTTAGAAGGTGCAGAATGTTTGGGTGGCAtcgcagggcttgaaatacaagatgTACTATAAATGCAAACTTGCACAAACTTTTCTCTTATGGGCATGCATGGGTACAGTGCAGGAGATCAAACAGACTGATGCTatgatcagtgagccaatcagcacccaggatacagaacacattccatcagccaatagagTGCCATGTACAATCTGACGTTGGCAAGCgctagtggcgtactgtatttcctgtatgtaccacAAAATTCTGTGATATAGCGAAACACTCTGTGAAAACACAActatatatggtctatctaaaatcgGCGATGCAGTGAAGCCACAATCATTGAACcacgatatagcgagggatcactgtatatcAATGGGCAGGCATTGCTATTTTCTCTATGTCGGGCGTGTACAACTTTTTATGGTCTGGGGCCCATATTACTGAGCTACTTTCAAGGGCcgcaggggtattcccatctgagtcCTTTATGGTATATATCTCAAGTATATACCAATAAATCCCagtaagttccacttccaggactcccacctattgggAAAATGGGGGTTACCTTCCCTtgcaatcagcactccagagaggagcGGACTATGCATGTGGCTCTCTACATTGTAGCTGATGGATGTCGAAGTAATGGTCTGGCATTTCctaagtcctataaactacaatgatGTCTCTAACTCATATACACATTTCTGAGCTCCAAATGGGTCAAGAGACATTATTCTCCTTATATATAGGCGGcacagacaaggctacacagtgcagccttagtacttgtccgctCCTGTTGCCCTATTATGTGTCACTCCCCTTCACCCTAACATGGACtttacatgtgagcagccacgcAGATATGGATTTTCCTGTGTCCAGCTAATTGGGGCCGCACTGAATGGCATTGTGGGCACCCTTGCTCTAAGCTATACAGTAAAGAGCTAAAAGCTTCATATCCTTCAGACAAGTAGAATTATTTGGCACATTGACCAAACTGGAATGGTGTCTCACCTGTTTTCCTTTTCAGAGTACACAGCACAGGAATATTACTAATAGGCATTTTCATGTATATAATGTGTAGGTTACATTCTAACACATGTACATGATCAAACTGTATTTTCAGCATTGTCCATTAGACATTAATAATGAGTTTccatttctcctcttctccaTTGCAAAACCACAAAGATAGGGATGGATTTGACTACTGTTTCTCAACTTTAGTCCTCAAGTAAACCTACTATGTCATGATTTGAGAATATCCTATAGACTGAAAACCTGCAACAATTTCTTACACattgacaataatgacatcacatgtgcaatactaaggagatcctgaaaacatgacctcttGAGCGTACTTATGGACTAGAGTTGAGAAACAATTGAGTTTGACAACGTCCGTGGAATGTGGTAGTTTGACCGTACCCTTCATCTTTACACTCATATTATACATAAAGTCTAATAGATGATTTCCAAGTCAAGAAAATTATTAAAACAGCATGGGTCAGATGTATGTTTATTCTACATGACAAATAGGGCCACATGAAATGGTTACATATATAAATTGTATTTTATAAACAGGATTCAGTCTAAAAATCCCTTAGTAACATCAAATTTGACCCCAAACACTACTCAAACCTGTCTACTGTCATATGACatgggggtattagtgtatcttgatgccaccaggaattcctggtggagtcaagtttgacaggggggtgacgccccctgtccgTGATTGGGTGGACAGTTTGCTCgtttgcaggtcctggcagcccagtagCAGACAGCGGAATATGTTTTACATGGAAGCTGTGGCGCCGGCTATATTGGCGCATCCGTCAGTGCAACAGCACTCCCCGCCGCCAATGCCGCAGAATGCGGCACCCACCTCTGTGTTTAGGCGCAGAGCGAGGTCGACAGCAGAAAGGCCAGACCGGACTGAGGCAACTTTCCTTGCAGCAGTAGGCCGACAAGCGTGGCTCCCTCTTCCAAAGACATGTAAGGGAGAAATCTGTGCCAGCAGCATAGGGGGGAGAGACAGTGACAGACGCCGGGCCCAGACTGCAGGCTGTGAGTGCAGGGAGACCACAGCGGCGCGGGGCACTCACTGACAAGCCCTCTCCAGCAGACAGCTGTAGGCAAGTGCGGCGGGGGACTGTCACTGGTAGACATCGGGCACAgacagcagcagcagaacagcaGGCAGGGCAGAGCGCGGGGAAGGGGGGTAACAGCCAGGTACCTGCAGCCAGAGCGCTGGAGCTGAGCGGCGTCCGCTTGTATAAGAAAAGCAAGGTAGCAGGATCTTCAGCtcttgagccaatcagaagctagagGTGTGGCAGGGGGTGTTcctcatccaagccctgtcaaacgcctagcttccggtggcgccaagatacactaatacttgaCATGGGATGGATAAAATGCATTTATACACAATTCATGTAATAAAGATCAAATGTTGGTTACTTTAAattatacagatatagcaaagtttaacttaacaCTTAAACAAATGTTCTGTGCctcagtttatttgccctttcaatcaTTTTTGTTGGGTTGAGACACCAATGGCCTTTCAATGGTAttagataagataacttgtcacagaaagttatcatagtcaagttaaactttgctacacctGTACATTGAATTCAACAAGAGAGAAGGTATCAAGATGATGTACGTTATGAAATAACATATCATGCAACCCTTTTCCAGACACCATGGATGttccctgtactgcgcatggcaaAAAGATCCAGCTATGTATAGAGTATATAAAATTCCATCTACTACACATGAGGTCATTCCCAGAGAGGAACAGTTTGTATTCTATTACAAGTACAAACTCTAATATAAAAGGAACCCAAATCTTTAAAAAGACCCACTATGCATGCAAAGTACAATATGAAAACATCCCATGGTCAGTAAGTCCAAATGTCATTTAAATCCAAAGTGGAACAAGATTGTAATAGGAACATTTTATCCTGCAGAACTAAAGAGCACTATACAATCAGCAATAGTATAAGATACTAAATAGGGCAACTGAAGACCTGGTGCTCTCTAGTACGAATGGAAGAAATATGTTCTAGTAGTTTATACATCTTCCTCTGATACATGTCTGTAGAGAGAAGTGATTTGATCATTCTTCCATTGCACGATGATGTCACCTGGTTTTACATCCTTCTTGAGTTGAGCATCCTCATGTGGTAGGTTCTCCTTCTCCAACATCAACACAGCCTGTTTCTTATTGGAATTATCTTCTTTGACATTCTCCTTATACGTACCATCCCTTTTCCTTTTTCTGTACAATGAAGAATAAAATAAGTAAGGCATCAGAGTAGGCTACAGAGTAGAAAAGGATTTTGAGGTATGTCTGATACGTAATAGAGTACATGAGAATGATAGATTGTAAGTCCATCAGAcacattaaaactagagatgagcgagtatactcgctaaagcacattactcgagcgagtagtgccttagctgagtatctctctgctcgtctctaaagattcagggggccggcgcgggtgacaggtgagttgcggcggggagcgggggagagagagggagagagagatctcccctccgttcctccccgctctgccccgccgctccccgcccgctgccggcccccgaatctttagagacaagcagggagatactcggctaaggcactactcgctcgagtaatgtgccttagcgagtatactcgctcatctctaattaaaaccacAGACAAATGAAACATTAACAATGATTATCTGGTGACAATATATTAAGCAACAAATGAGCAGTCAGTTCTTGATGTTGGTGGGTTGGAAGCAGCAAAAATAGGCAAGGGTACGAATTGGAGAGACTCTGAGAAAAGACAATTTATGCAGGCTAGATGGCTGAGTCAGAACCTCTCCAGAATGGAAGGTCTTGTAGGGTGTGTCTggtatgtagtggttagtacTTACCAAAAAGATGGAAACTGGTAACATGGTCATGGGCACCCAAGACTAATTGATACATGCAGTGGCGCCCATAGGGTGCATGCGCATGGCTAGACCACCTTTTAAACAGCAAGCACATTCACCTAGCTTTTCTATTCCTGGCAAATCTCGATAAGCTTCTGTGTATTTAAAGCACCCTTACCAACTGACATTTAATTCCGTTTGGTATGCAAAGGTGCATTCCAACTGTGATTGACTCCTGGTTTGAGCTGTGCCTGTTCTACTCAGCTTTCCTGTCTTCTCCATTCCTGACCATGGTTTGTTTTTGGACCACACTGTGCCTGCCCTTAATCTGAGCTTGCCATAATGCTATGCAAGTATTCTGCTGCTTCCACCTTATGTAGAAAGTGGATCTTCTGACATCGCCCACTGCCACAGATTTTAAAACTTATTGCTCTCCGTTTGCTTATTGTAAACAACCAGATGAAAGAGCTGGTCCAGCATAGAAACGCATTGTCTTGCGTTTAATAAAGTTTTGCTGTCTACCCTGCAGTGGTCTTCGTCTTAGCACGCCCCAGTTTTTCTTCAAGTTCCTCATGGAGATAGAGGAGGAGGCACTAGCAAGACTATTAGCAGGAACAAAAGTGTAACCACCTGTGTGCTGCTTACCTCCTCAAATATCTGCTGACCCTGGGCCATGCTCATCGTTGTGTGCTAAGTAAATTCATGGATGGTGCCCCTTGGTCATTCAATACTAATATCCCCTGCTGGCTTAAATCTGCTCAATTCCCCAATTCAGCAGCATTGTAGAGCTTCTTGGTAAGCACAGCTGGGACTGGATGAGCACCTTAAATATTCCGGCATCTTATAGTTTATAGTTGATCTTGACATGGCGCTACAAAAATTGTTGTAAAATTGTAGAATTTTTGCTATAATTTAGCACAAATTATGGCAAAATTGCAAACTGCAGAGCTGCAGCATGACTTTTATGAGATCATAGTCATATGACAAAGGCCATGCAAAGTAGAAGAAGCTTTGGAGGAGACCGCTGTATACTGTGGATGGTAACAAGAATTAGGCAGCAGGACGCAGGGTATGAGAGAGGGAATATGAGAAGTGTTTAATAGGGGATGTGGGGAGCAAGGTCAGGCAAGAACTTTGGAGTGCCTCTTGTTTAAACATGTATTGAATGCTTTTAACCCTGGACTACCTTGTGAGTACTATAATAAAGACTCTCTGGTATTGTTAATGGATATACTAACAGTCTGTTCAAGCAGTCAGAATACTTCATTATATTAACACTATGGATCCAGCATACTTTTACCATTGGTAAGGTTATCCCTAAGTTTAAGCAGTCAAATTGAGGCGCAAGTTCAGGAATATTGCACCTTTTAAGTAAAGAAATGTTAACGCTTACCTATTGTTTAAGATATTCTTCCCAAGAAGGAATAATCCCAAACACAATCCAAGTATGGATAGCACCAGGATAGAATAGTTCCAGGCTGTTACTGTGAATTGAAACAAAAAGTATTACAGAATTTTACAAACCAACTCTATCACTTCTCATCTCTCTATATATAGACTACAGACCAATAATGTTTTCTATAAGTAATCCCGAGCCTCACGCTAGCTGTTGCATTTCTCAAATATCCCAGGGCTAACCTTAGGTTGGTTGGTGCCCTGAGTGATACCTTCTATTGATGCTCTTTGCCTTATGGTTCACCATATGGTGCCCAAATATCAAAAATCATACAGTATTGAAATAACATTGCTGTGAGGAGCTTGAAGGGAATCTATTGGGTTGTACATATAGTCCTATCTGTGGGCAgtttgttatagagcaggaggaactgAGCAGGTTGATATAAAGTTTTGAggcaaaagattcagtataacttgcagttttttttgcaattaaaggGGCtacccagttgtaaactactgatggcctattcatAGGTGGATCGGCGAGGGTCCACCACCTGGGACTCCCGACGAGTGACTGCAGACTGGGCCTTAGTGCTCATACACTGAACTGATATCTGCTGGATCAGAGAGCttccttctcactgcagtggtcaggcttggtattacaggcactgatgtgaatggggacttggcttgcaataccaagcttggccactgcagggaGATCAGAGCTGTCAGCTTACAGTTGATCCGCAAAAGTCAGAGACGGTGGACCCTCGACGATCTACAATTAATAGTCTATTCTAAGGTTAGGCAATCAGTAGTTGCCAGCTAGCCAACCCCTTAAAGTTTCCGCTCTGTGGTTAGGAGTCCAGTGTGTGGTCCTATTCAGTTATCTCTATATACACACTGATGTCAATCACtgattaggaccgcccactggactcctaaacagAGAGCAGGGATTTATATGTAAAAAATATAAGTAATTTTGTGGCAAAATATGTAGTattatatatcaatctgttcagcccctccagctctataacatgctgcctgcagatcagACATTATATTCAACATTGCAATAACCATGGAACAGTTGGATCCATGCAGCGCAATACCGTGGAACATTAAGTGTGAGATTACAGCTCATATACCCCTAAGGCCAAACCTTCATTATTGCACTCTGCTTACCGTTTGCTGGGtcaatcaaagatttgctcaaaatACAAGCTAAATTTCAATCTACATTGATACTTACAGTCTCCGGTGCGATAAAAG
The nucleotide sequence above comes from Eleutherodactylus coqui strain aEleCoq1 chromosome 2, aEleCoq1.hap1, whole genome shotgun sequence. Encoded proteins:
- the SLC51B gene encoding organic solute transporter subunit beta, which encodes MADASSGEDQAMAEAAERQGNLERAIYFYRTGDLTAWNYSILVLSILGLCLGLFLLGKNILNNRKRKRDGTYKENVKEDNSNKKQAVLMLEKENLPHEDAQLKKDVKPGDIIVQWKNDQITSLYRHVSEEDV